From the Fusobacterium sp. DD2 genome, one window contains:
- a CDS encoding FMN-binding protein — MKKTTFIKGLLLSSLLLGVNSIAMAETKLYQGLGQTSNFRVGPGKDNKGVPVYSFNYVTAAGVFDEAGKIVNLRVDVLEVGTPNAKGKTMPRFSGWPGTSPYNYVDTSTGKVDGVADNSVEALTKEIENWESKRQRGNTYGMNPRNDWDKQMDFYENYFKGKTIKEVEEWFAKNASDINGRVLKEKATKEEDKAKYAKLSEAEKKELADVVAGATMSIQDSHGDILGAIKNAYNNRVEFTVK, encoded by the coding sequence ATGAAAAAAACAACATTTATAAAAGGGCTATTACTATCTTCACTACTTTTAGGAGTTAATAGCATTGCTATGGCTGAAACAAAACTGTATCAAGGACTTGGACAAACTTCTAATTTCAGAGTTGGACCTGGTAAAGACAACAAAGGTGTCCCTGTATATTCATTTAACTATGTAACTGCTGCTGGTGTATTTGATGAGGCAGGTAAAATAGTGAACCTCCGTGTAGATGTTCTTGAGGTGGGAACACCAAATGCTAAAGGTAAAACTATGCCTAGATTTTCTGGATGGCCTGGAACATCTCCATATAACTATGTAGATACTAGTACTGGTAAGGTAGATGGAGTAGCTGATAACTCTGTTGAAGCTCTGACTAAAGAGATTGAAAACTGGGAAAGTAAAAGACAAAGAGGAAATACATATGGTATGAATCCTAGGAATGATTGGGATAAACAGATGGATTTCTATGAAAATTATTTTAAAGGTAAGACAATTAAAGAGGTTGAAGAATGGTTTGCTAAAAACGCTTCTGATATAAATGGAAGAGTTTTAAAAGAAAAAGCAACTAAAGAGGAAGATAAAGCAAAATATGCAAAACTTAGTGAGGCTGAAAAGAAAGAACTTGCAGATGTAGTTGCAGGTGCTACTATGAGTATCCAGGACTCACATGGGGATATTTTAGGTGCTATTAAAAATGCCTATAATAACCGTGTAGAATTCACAGTAAAATAA